The genomic interval GCTGCGTGGTCGACGATGGGAACGGGGTAGCTTTTTCCGGGCGCCACTCCCGCCCGGGACAACACGGAAGGCGGCGCATCCCACGGCCGGTGGATCCACCGGTCCGGAAGGGCGGCGAGCTCGGGGATCCATGCGCGGACGTATGCGCCTTGCGGATCGAACTTCTCTCCCTGGAGGACGGGATTGAAGACGCGGTGATACGGCGCTGCGTCGGCGCCGCACCCGGCGACCCACTGCCATCCGAGCGTGTTGTTCGCCAGGTCTGCGTCCGCCAGCGTGTCCAGGAACCAGGCGGCCCCCTCCCGCCACGGCAGGAGCAGGTCCTTCACGAGGAACGACGCCGCGATCATCCGCGCCCGGTTGTGCATCCACCCCGAGGCCCAAAGCTGCCGCATCCCCGCATCCACCACGGGATAGCCCGTCCGCCCCTCCCGCCACGCGGCGAGGGCGTCCGGATCGTGCCTCCACGGGAAAGAGGCGAATTCCGGGCGAAGCGGCTTTCGCGTCGTCTCCGGGAAGAACGTCAGAAGGTGATGGGCGAATTCCCTCCATCCAAGCTGCCGGAGGAATGCCTCCGCGCCCCTCGCCATGCCGGGGGCGGCGTCCACCGCCGCGCGGGACTGGACGGCGTGCCACACCTGGCGCGGGCCGACGCACCCGAAATGCAGGTACGGGGAAAGCCGGGACGTCCCGTCCTCGCCCGGAATGTCCCGCCCCGCGGGGTAAGCGGCGAGGGCGGTATCGAGAAACCCCGAAAGGCGAT from Thermodesulfobacteriota bacterium carries:
- a CDS encoding deoxyribodipyrimidine photo-lyase, giving the protein MPPATVVWLRRDLRLSDNPALAAAVARGGPVVAVWVHAPEEEGESAPGGAARVFLHGALRSLSEALSARGGRLVLRRGPSAAALIGLAKETGADALFANRVRDPAFVSRDGRTVAALRENGIDARLFEDGVLFPPEPVRTSAGGPFRVFTPFWRKCLSLPPPSPPRSAPRAIPSSSPPPASLPLEELRLLPSVPWDAGIRGAWPSGEEGAADRLSGFLDTALAAYPAGRDIPGEDGTSRLSPYLHFGCVGPRQVWHAVQSRAAVDAAPGMARGAEAFLRQLGWREFAHHLLTFFPETTRKPLRPEFASFPWRHDPDALAAWREGRTGYPVVDAGMRQLWASGWMHNRARMIAASFLVKDLLLPWREGAAWFLDTLADADLANNTLGWQWVAGCGADAAPYHRVFNPVLQGEKFDPQGAYVRAWIPELAALPDRWIHRPWDAPPSVLSRAGVAPGKSYPVPIVDHAA